Sequence from the Polynucleobacter sp. Adler-ghost genome:
CTATCGACTGGTGGAGCTCTAAACTTAGCCCTACAAAATTAATGCATTGCATACGTTCAAATAGTAGAGGACATACATGACAACTCGCGAAGGTAGTTTAGAAGCCCCAACCAGACATCCTTTGGATTGGCAAAACCCCAAGTTTTACGATAAAGCCGATCTAGAAGCTGAGATGGAGCGTGTCTTCGATCTTTGTCACGGTTGCCGTCGCTGTGTCAGTCTTTGTGGGTCATTTCCAGCCCTTTTTGATTTGGTAGATGCCACTGAAGATTTGGAGATGGAGCAGGTTGATAAGGCCGATTACCAAAAGGTAGTTGACCAATGCTACCTGTGCGATGTTTGCTACATGACCAAATGTCCTTATGTTCCTCCACACCCTTGGAATATTGATTTTCCTCACTTAATGCTTCGTGCAAAGGCAGTGAATTTCAAGGACGACAAAGCCACCTTCCGCGACAAACTACTCTCCTCTACAGATAAGCTTGGCCACTTTGCTGGCATTCCAATCGTTACGCAAGCAGTCAATGCTGTAAATAGCACTGGGCTTGCACGTTTGGTGATGGAAGGCGCCTTGGGAGTAGATAAGAATGCTTGGATCCCTGAATATGCTCATAAGACATTCCCGCAGCTAGCTGAGAAATCTGAAAATCTGCCAGTAGTGGATGGTGTCAAGACACCCGGAAAAGTCGCTATCTATGCCACCTGCTATATCAATTACAACGAGCCAGGCATAGGGCAAGATCTCATCAAGATTCTGAAACACAATGCTATTCCGTATGAGCTTGTGGATAAAGAAGCTTGTTGTGGCATGCCTAAGCTCGAGCTGGGTGATTTAGAGTCTGTTGCGCAGAATAAGGAAAAAAATATTCCAAAGTTGGCTAAGTTGGCACGTGAAGGTTATGCCATCTTGACGCCAATCCCATCAT
This genomic interval carries:
- a CDS encoding heterodisulfide reductase-related iron-sulfur binding cluster; amino-acid sequence: MTTREGSLEAPTRHPLDWQNPKFYDKADLEAEMERVFDLCHGCRRCVSLCGSFPALFDLVDATEDLEMEQVDKADYQKVVDQCYLCDVCYMTKCPYVPPHPWNIDFPHLMLRAKAVNFKDDKATFRDKLLSSTDKLGHFAGIPIVTQAVNAVNSTGLARLVMEGALGVDKNAWIPEYAHKTFPQLAEKSENLPVVDGVKTPGKVAIYATCYINYNEPGIGQDLIKILKHNAIPYELVDKEACCGMPKLELGDLESVAQNKEKNIPKLAKLAREGYAILTPIPSCTLMFKQELPLMFPDCADTQLVKEAMWDPFEYFMARNSDSLLKKDFSKELGNVSYHMACHSRVQNVGQKTAETLKLVPGTEVNVVERCSGHSGTWGVKKEFHEMAMKIGKPVFRRMAEEEPNYISSDCQLAGHHIEQGMEELGLPKSEMAHPLTLLAKAYGL